From the genome of Leptospira langatensis:
AAGCAAGTAACATTACGTTTTTCTGAAATGAATGGAGAGAATAGCAGAAGGGTAGAAAAGGCGGATGATCTTGCGATCAGTAGGGATGGGGAGAGGATCTATTTTACGGAACCTTATGATCATCCGGGAGCGATCCTGGGAGTAAGCACCCAATCTAGGAATGAGGCCTTGACCCTGGGCAAGAATGGAAACATTTGGAAGATCGATCTGAAAGCAGGAACCGTAAGTTTAGTCGCTCATAAGTATTCCTATGTGGACGGGATCTTGTTGGAATACGCAAACAATTCCGATCAAGAGACTTCTATCCTTGTGAATGAACTCTCTCGGTTTAGACTGCTTCGCTTGTATCTTTCCGGAGATAAGGCAGGAGAAGATGAGATCGTGATCGATGGGTTGCCGGGCTTTCCGGATGGAATGGACAGAGATCCGAGCGGAAGGATCTGGATCGCTCTTGTGATCGAGAGATCTAAGCTAGTGACTTGGTTGCATGCTCATCCTTTTTGGAAACATCTAGTTCTCTATATTCCGGAAAGGATCCAACCCGTGTCCAGACGAACGGCCTTACTCATATTGTCTCCGGATGGAAAGACTCCTCTCTACTATGGAGTTCATAACGGCTCCTTGTTCTCTTCTCTCATTGTAGTGATCCCCGGAAAGGAAAGGATCTACTTGGCGGTATATGAGAAGGACCATAAAGGCCTGCATATTATGCCTTATCCGATCTGATATTTGCTGTCCCTTTCTCTTTTGTTCTTGCTATAGGTCTTCTTTTCCGAAGAATCAACCTTCTTCGGAATCTCTCATGGATCTGGACCCTAAAGGAATTGTTTATCTATGGACGACTCGGGTCTTATTTGCGACGAACCGGATGCAAACGGAGTTCCATGAGCATTATGCTGCTTCTCTTGCGATTGCATTAAACAGTCCGATCCATATAGAGACTGAAACGAGCAAAGATGATTATAGTGTAGCCTTAGTGGGTCCGAATACATATCACCGGACCTTATCACCGGGAAAAGAAATGGTGGTGCTACTCATCGATCCGGAAACCTATGAATACGGTTCTATTTCCGATTTCGGCAAACCGGGAGAAGTACGGAAGTTGGATCCTTCTCCATTTCTACCGTTGATGGAAAGACTTTGGGATCTATATTACGGAAATATAAACGACTCGGATGCATGGGAACTGCAGCTCGATATGCTACGTTGTGTCTTTCCATTCCGAAAGAAAGAGAGGAATATCGACGATCGGATCCGAAAGATCGCACATAAGATCCGAACAGAACTGCCTGATAGTATTCGGATGCGGGAGATCGGAAAGGATTTCTCCATTTCCGAAGACAGGCTCATCCGTCTCTTTAAGGAAAACCTGGGAATCCCGCTCCGAAGATATTTGCTGTGGGTGAGGATCCTAGCTGCCAGTAGATTCTTAATGGAAGGAATGAATATCACGGAAGCCGCGCATTCTGCCGGATTCTCCGACTCCGCTCATTTTACTCGGACATTTAAGGAGAATTTCGGATTTGTGCCTTCCTTCTTCTTTGGTCATTTGAAATCCATAGAGGTCCGTTTCTGTGAATCGGGTGAATATGTTTTCTAAAATTCCCGATCATACCGGAATCATTCAAGCGAAGATCGCTCATTCTTGTTAACCTTCTTCTTAGAATAAGAGAGAAGGTTATGCCAGTAGAAACGAAGAGAGGGATCTTATCCAAACTTTCCGGGAGAATCTCCAAATACGGTTCCAGCTCGGTCCATATTCCAACGGACGAAGAGAAAGAAGGCTTTCTAAAAGCGCAAAGACTCGCGTACGAATGCGTTACGGAGATCGAAAAGGAAATGAGAGAAGGTTGGACGGAGATCCATACTGCAAAGCGTATGGATACTTTTTTGAGAGACCATGGTGTGAAGGTATTTTTGCATCGTCCTTTCGCTTGGTTCGGAGAACACGCTCGTTTCGACGGATATAAACGTTATACGCAATTTCATCCTGGGAAGAAGAGGCTTTTGCCTGACGAACCTTTTATTCTGGATGTTTCTCCTGTTGTGGACGGATACATTGGGGATATAGGATATTCTTCCTGTCTTCGTCCGAATTCGGAGTTGGATGCCGGAATGAAGTATTTACTGAAACTCAGAGAGGAGATCCCTAAGTATTTTTCTTCTTCTATGAGTTCAAGGGAGATCTGGTGGAAGATCGATCGGGAAGCAAAGGAGAATGGCTTCGACAATGTGCATTCCTTATATCCGTTTGCGGTTCTGGGGCATAGAGTGTACAAGGTGCATTTTCCTAAGATTTCCTTCCCGATATTGCCGATCAGTTTCGCCAGTTGGTTCTCTCTCCAAGGCTCGATCGAATTCTTAAGTCATAAGGTATTACCAGAACTTTTAACTCCGGACCATGAGGGAGACAAGACAGGACTATGGGCAATAGAACCACATTTCGGCCGAGGCAAGGTTGGATTTAAGTTCGAGGAGATCTTAGTGGTAGAAAAAGACAGAGCCTATTGGTTGGACGAAGAAGTCCCTCATGTATTGCGTGCTAAAAAATTACAGGGAGTAAGATGAGAATGTATAAAAATTCCATAATATTCTTTTTCTTCTTCTGCGTTATCGCCTGCAACCCGGGAAAGATCAAGATCGGAAAGGCCTACTCATTAGGAGAAACCCCTGCCCAGATCTTGGCTCTAGAAACAAAAGAGGATCCTTTCCTGTCCGGACTCAAGGTAGAGATGAAAGATCTACCCGGACACGATGATGTGATCTTCGATGAGAAGGCTAAAGTTGCCTATGCTTCCGGAATGGACGGTTGGATCTGGAAATTGGATCGAGAAAACGGCAAAGCAAGCCAATGGGTTCGTCCTCCGGTCAATCCGGCGGGGATGAGATTCTCAGATGAAAAGAAAGAAAAGATCTTAGTCTGCGCGTCTAGATTAGGCGGGGAGACGTACGAAGAGAAAGATAGAGTCGGCTTGTATGAAATAGAGATTGCAAGCAAGAAGGTCCAACCTCTCGTCTTGGACCTTCCTAAAACGGAAAAGGAAGAATTCGAAAGAGTATATAAACCCTCCGAAAGGACTGCAATTTCTCTGAAAGATCTCAACCCATCCAATTCGAGACCGATTTCGCTTTGTAACGATCTGGCAGTGTCCAAGGACGGAAATCGGATCTATATTACGGAACCCTTTGAAAGGGAGAATGCGGCTATGGGAAGCGGAGCGGTCCCGGAAGCGATCGGGCTATTTCCGCATGGAAAACTTTGGATGTACGATCGCAAACAAGGCACGATCACTTTGGTGCTAGACGGATTTACATTCATAGATGGGATCTTATTGGAAGAAGATACAACAGGGAATGAAGAGTCGGTACTATTTACGGAGACTTCCAAGTTCAGGCTTCTTCGCGCGTATACCAAAGGACCCAAGCAAGGAAACTTCGAGATCCTCTTCGAGAATCTGCCCGGGCTTGCCGACGGTTTGGATCGGGACAATGAGGGAAGGATCTGGATCGGTATTATTAAGCGAAGATCCGGGCTCATGAATTTCGTTCATAAGAATCCTTGGTTGAAATCCTTTTTACTTTCTGTTCCCCAAAAGATCTTACCTATCTCTAAAAGGACAGGATTTATGGTCCTAGATAGAAAAGGAGCGAAGGCTCTCTATTACTCGATGCATGACGGATCCAAGATCACCGATATTTCGGTTGCCGTTCCTTTCGAGGGACGAGTGTATTTTCCAAGTTTCGATCCTCATTCCAGGGGGCTTTATTCTCTTTCAATTTCGGA
Proteins encoded in this window:
- a CDS encoding SMP-30/gluconolactonase/LRE family protein — translated: MRMYKNSIIFFFFFCVIACNPGKIKIGKAYSLGETPAQILALETKEDPFLSGLKVEMKDLPGHDDVIFDEKAKVAYASGMDGWIWKLDRENGKASQWVRPPVNPAGMRFSDEKKEKILVCASRLGGETYEEKDRVGLYEIEIASKKVQPLVLDLPKTEKEEFERVYKPSERTAISLKDLNPSNSRPISLCNDLAVSKDGNRIYITEPFERENAAMGSGAVPEAIGLFPHGKLWMYDRKQGTITLVLDGFTFIDGILLEEDTTGNEESVLFTETSKFRLLRAYTKGPKQGNFEILFENLPGLADGLDRDNEGRIWIGIIKRRSGLMNFVHKNPWLKSFLLSVPQKILPISKRTGFMVLDRKGAKALYYSMHDGSKITDISVAVPFEGRVYFPSFDPHSRGLYSLSISELGIKD
- a CDS encoding helix-turn-helix transcriptional regulator — translated: MDLDPKGIVYLWTTRVLFATNRMQTEFHEHYAASLAIALNSPIHIETETSKDDYSVALVGPNTYHRTLSPGKEMVVLLIDPETYEYGSISDFGKPGEVRKLDPSPFLPLMERLWDLYYGNINDSDAWELQLDMLRCVFPFRKKERNIDDRIRKIAHKIRTELPDSIRMREIGKDFSISEDRLIRLFKENLGIPLRRYLLWVRILAASRFLMEGMNITEAAHSAGFSDSAHFTRTFKENFGFVPSFFFGHLKSIEVRFCESGEYVF
- a CDS encoding M24 family metallopeptidase, whose translation is MPVETKRGILSKLSGRISKYGSSSVHIPTDEEKEGFLKAQRLAYECVTEIEKEMREGWTEIHTAKRMDTFLRDHGVKVFLHRPFAWFGEHARFDGYKRYTQFHPGKKRLLPDEPFILDVSPVVDGYIGDIGYSSCLRPNSELDAGMKYLLKLREEIPKYFSSSMSSREIWWKIDREAKENGFDNVHSLYPFAVLGHRVYKVHFPKISFPILPISFASWFSLQGSIEFLSHKVLPELLTPDHEGDKTGLWAIEPHFGRGKVGFKFEEILVVEKDRAYWLDEEVPHVLRAKKLQGVR